The proteins below are encoded in one region of Desulfobacterales bacterium:
- a CDS encoding efflux RND transporter permease subunit: MPEKHQAPIENWFEHISRKIIRFRFLWLVLIAAVFLISALGLPRLEFDTSIENYFPKDSPLFAKKQEFNEHFGNSDFVACLIRSDNIFKPEILRMMQSLGRELEAKVPFADEVISLTDIIYARPENGRITLDQLVPDPVPSDPEAIEGIRKTAMSKEFLADKFVSRDGTEAWLVLQLKPYPADWKDAQHLSPTNAVGKKALEILSQPEYQKFNIQPTGWPVLVYEELVFTKYESSRLMTAAVILAVIVLTLFLRSVRGVLTPFLMAGISLVIVFGIMGFLNISVNALLFSVPVVLILAISISYSIHLFNYFNREFRANGSRKEAVYRAVRRAGWPICFSALTTIGALLSFLAIQLTPIHWLGTTSAALIFCSYLLLMILAPILLSFGKNRAAPLEGPKTPVLWSDKYFVSLTRWIFNHTKTVMLVYVCILLFCTYGLTKIEINIDTENTYGPNVPYVNRLLDIAESDLGVFNTYNVILDFKRPNAVKNPNILKNFQIYTQKVQDLTLTKNTYSILGILKEMNRLKHGGDDAYYRLPDKFIGLGEIFMEYEMLGKGPDLSRWVSDNYSMIRLQVGTNDLNAQETVREMDFLQKTAHELFPEAEITITGGMPEYAALNHYVARGQIYSLGIALSVIAILMIIVFRSVKLGMIGLIPNITPLLVVGGFMGLTHTPLDFLTITIAPMILGLSVDDTIHFLDYIKSEFHHTQDYFQATACALKVVGRALFITTTIIVVAFSIYGFSNLHIMVNLGVLIILGITSALLADYFITPILIKWAHPFGKKRQSAGEAG; encoded by the coding sequence CGTTTTCCTTATTTCCGCACTAGGGCTGCCCCGGCTCGAATTCGACACCTCGATTGAAAATTACTTTCCAAAGGACTCCCCGCTTTTTGCCAAAAAGCAGGAATTTAATGAGCACTTCGGCAACAGCGATTTTGTGGCCTGCCTCATAAGGTCCGATAACATCTTCAAACCGGAAATCCTTCGGATGATGCAGTCGCTTGGCCGGGAATTGGAAGCCAAGGTACCGTTTGCCGACGAGGTCATCTCACTTACCGATATCATCTACGCCCGCCCGGAAAACGGCCGCATCACCCTCGATCAACTGGTGCCCGATCCCGTGCCGAGCGATCCGGAGGCAATCGAGGGCATCCGAAAAACGGCCATGTCCAAGGAATTCCTGGCTGATAAATTCGTATCCCGGGACGGCACCGAAGCCTGGCTGGTTTTGCAGCTAAAGCCCTACCCAGCGGACTGGAAGGATGCCCAGCACCTGTCTCCCACCAATGCCGTGGGCAAAAAAGCCCTGGAGATCCTCTCACAGCCCGAATACCAAAAATTTAATATCCAGCCCACGGGCTGGCCGGTCTTGGTGTATGAAGAGCTCGTATTCACCAAGTACGAATCCAGCCGCCTGATGACGGCCGCGGTCATCCTGGCGGTTATCGTCCTGACCCTTTTTTTGCGCTCCGTCCGCGGTGTTTTAACCCCGTTTTTGATGGCCGGGATTTCGCTTGTCATCGTGTTCGGCATCATGGGATTTCTAAACATCAGTGTAAACGCCCTGCTTTTCAGCGTGCCGGTGGTTTTGATCCTGGCGATTTCCATTAGTTACTCCATCCACCTGTTCAACTACTTCAACCGGGAATTCCGCGCCAACGGCAGCCGGAAGGAAGCGGTATACCGGGCGGTCCGGCGGGCGGGCTGGCCGATCTGTTTTTCCGCATTAACCACCATCGGCGCCCTGCTCTCCTTTCTGGCCATTCAGCTGACCCCCATCCATTGGCTGGGCACCACATCGGCAGCCCTGATATTCTGCAGCTATCTGCTGTTGATGATCCTGGCCCCCATCCTCTTAAGCTTTGGCAAAAACCGGGCCGCCCCTTTGGAAGGACCCAAAACGCCGGTATTGTGGAGTGATAAATATTTTGTCAGCCTCACCCGCTGGATTTTTAATCACACCAAAACGGTCATGCTGGTATATGTCTGCATTCTTCTATTCTGCACCTACGGCCTGACAAAAATCGAAATAAACATTGACACGGAAAACACCTATGGACCGAACGTCCCCTATGTGAACCGGCTGTTAGATATTGCCGAATCCGATCTCGGCGTTTTTAATACCTACAACGTGATCCTGGATTTTAAACGGCCGAATGCGGTAAAAAACCCCAATATCTTGAAAAATTTTCAAATTTATACCCAGAAGGTCCAGGATCTCACGCTCACCAAAAATACCTACTCGATTCTGGGGATTTTAAAAGAAATGAACCGGCTGAAGCATGGGGGCGATGATGCCTACTATCGGCTGCCGGACAAATTTATCGGGCTTGGCGAAATTTTCATGGAGTATGAAATGCTTGGCAAAGGCCCCGACCTCTCGCGCTGGGTCAGTGATAATTATTCCATGATAAGGCTTCAGGTGGGCACCAATGACTTAAACGCCCAGGAAACCGTCCGTGAGATGGATTTCCTCCAAAAAACCGCGCATGAATTGTTTCCCGAGGCGGAAATTACCATCACCGGCGGGATGCCGGAATATGCGGCCTTAAACCATTATGTGGCCAGAGGCCAGATCTATTCCCTGGGCATCGCCTTAAGCGTGATCGCTATTCTAATGATCATTGTGTTCAGAAGCGTTAAACTGGGCATGATCGGACTGATTCCGAATATTACGCCCCTGCTGGTGGTCGGCGGGTTTATGGGGCTGACCCACACGCCGCTTGATTTTCTGACCATTACCATTGCCCCGATGATTCTCGGGTTGTCCGTGGATGACACCATCCATTTCCTGGATTATATCAAAAGCGAATTCCACCATACGCAGGATTATTTTCAGGCCACGGCCTGTGCCCTAAAAGTGGTGGGACGGGCCCTGTTTATAACAACCACCATCATCGTGGTCGCATTCAGCATCTACGGGTTTTCGAACCTGCATATCATGGTCAATTTAGGCGTACTGATCATTCTGGGCATCACCTCGGCGCTTCTGGCTGACTACTTTATCACCCCCATCCTGATTAAATGGGCCCATCCGTTCGGCAAAAAGCGCCAATCAGCCGGGGAGGCCGGCTAG